The Triticum dicoccoides isolate Atlit2015 ecotype Zavitan chromosome 6A, WEW_v2.0, whole genome shotgun sequence genome has a window encoding:
- the LOC119319168 gene encoding premnaspirodiene oxygenase-like, with protein sequence MADLLYQSIILSVVAVVLLQVLKLRVRPRARTPPGPWRLPVIGSMHHLLNVLPHRALRDLAAVHGPLMMLQLGQTPLVVVSSREMAREVLRTHDASFATRPKLLVGEVVLYSYTDILFSPSGTYWRKLRQLCAAEILSPSRVLSFRHIREQEVKNQVEDIHGVGPSTPVDATAIFSGLAISIISRASFGNKQRNAREFLSAVKTGVTLASGFKIPDLFPAWRSVLARATGMRRALEDVHGTIDSSLDEVIAERKCVRQDKARSGGAPAAVEENLVDVLIGLQEKGGPLHRLSTNSIKGVIVDMFVAGTGTISSSLDWGMAELMRSPRVMGKLQRELREAFPGRTAISERDIDAGSLPYLKLVIKENLRLHPPAPLLVPRESIHACELGGYVIPAGSRVIVNAWAIGRDPRYWGDDAEEFKPERFADSSVDFTGSSYEFLPFGAGRRMCPGVSYSLPFLQMALVQLCYHFDWSLPEGVAVVDMTEADGLGLRRKSPLRLCATPFVPESAC encoded by the exons ATGGCCGATCTCCTGTACCAATCCATCATACTCTCCGTCGTCGCGGTGGTGCTACTCCAGGTCCTCAAGCTCCGCGTCCGGCCGAGGGCGAGGACGCCGCCGGGCCCGTGGAGGCTGCCGGTCATCGGCAGCATGCACCACCTCCTGAACGTGCTCCCGCACCGCGCCCTCAGGGACCTGGCGGCTGTGCACGGCCCGCTCATGATGCTCCAGCTAGGGCAGACCCCTCTGGTGGTGGTGTCGTCgcgggagatggcccgcgaggtgcTCAGGACGCACGACGCCAGCTTCGCCACCCGCCCCAAGCTCCTCGTCGGCGAGGTCGTCCTCTACAGCTACACCGACATCCTCTTCTCGCCCTCCGGCACCTACTGGCGCAAGCTCCGGCAGCTCTGCGCCGCCGAGATACTCAGCCCGAGCCGCGTCCTCTCCTTCCGCCACATCAGGGAGCAGGAG GTGAAGAATCAGGTAGAAGACATCCATGGGGTCGGGCCATCGACGCCGGTGGACGCCACCGCGATTTTCTCCGGCCTAGCAATCAGCATCATCTCCCGCGCGTCCTTCGGGAACAAGCAGAGGAACGCACGGGAGTTCCTGTCGGCGGTCAAGACCGGGGTCACGCTCGCCAGCGGCTTCAAGATCCCCGACCTCTTCCCGGCATGGCGGTCCGTGCTCGCCAGGGCGACCGGCATGCGCCGCGCCTTGGAGGACGTCCACGGGACGATCGACTCAAGCCTGGACGAGGTCATAGCAGAGAGGAAATGCGTCCGGCAGGACAAGGCCAGGTCCGGCGGCGCGCCGGCCGCCGTCGAGGAGAACCTCGTCGACGTTCTCATCGGCCTGCAGGAGAAAGGCGGGCCGCTGCACCGCCTGAGCACCAACAGCATCAAGGGCGTCATAGTCGACATGTTCGTGGCCGGGACCGGCACGATATCGTCGTCGCTGGACTGGGGCATGGCGGAGCTGATGCGGAGCCCGAGGGTGATGGGCAAGCTACAGCGCGAGCTCCGAGAGGCTTTTCCCGGCAGGACGGCCATCAGCGAGCGCGACATCGATGCAGGCAGCCTCCCCTACCTGAAGCTCGTCATCAAAGAGAACCTCCGGCTGCAcccgccggcgccgctcctggtccCCCGGGAGAGCATCCACGCATGCGAGCTCGGCGGGTACGTGATTCCGGCGGGCTCGCGCGTCATCGTGAACGCGTGGGCCATCGGGAGGGATCCGAGGTACTGGGGGGACGACGCCGAGGAGTTCAAGCCCGAGCGTTTTGCGGACAGCTCCGTCGATTTCACGGGGAGCAGCTACGAGTTCCTGCCGTTCGGGGCTGGCCGGAGGATGTGCCCCGGCGTCTCGTACAGCCTCCCCTTCCTGCAGATGGCGCTCGTGCAGCTCTGCTACCACTTTGACTGGTCTCTGCCAGAGGGCGTCGCCGTGGTGGACATGACGGAGGCGGATGGCCTCGGCCTACGCCGTAAGTCGCCGTTGCGGCTCTGTGCCACACCATTCGTCCCCGAGTCTGCGTGTTAA
- the LOC119315210 gene encoding DEAD-box ATP-dependent RNA helicase 10-like, translated as MDKVDKVVAGGGEVQQSEPEPEPAAEPSTFAELGICPKLVEACDAMGWKQPTKIQAGAIPYALKGRDLIGLGQTGSGKTGAFALPIIQALIQHPQPFFACVMLPTRELAIQIAEQFEALGSAIGLVCSVLVGGVDRMQQVLSIAKRPHIVVGTPGRLLDHLKDTKGFSLTKLKYLVLDEADKLLNLEFKESLDEILNVIPKERITYLFSATMTKKVSKLQRACLRNPVKIEVSSKYSTVDTLKEEWYFVPADYKDCYLVHVLNELPGSMTMIFVRTCESTRLLALTLRNLGFKALSISGQMSQDKRLGALNKFKAKEFNILICTDVASRGLDIQGVDVVMNYDIPMNSKDYVHRVGRTARAGQSGYAVSFVNQYEGLWFKMIEALLGKEIPVRTADADEILILREHISDSKRIALMKLKEDGGHKRRKAEDEDKEEEEAPRGRHRKPRSFKKSKGRR; from the exons ATGGATAAGGTGGATAAGGTGGTCGCCGGGGGTGGCGAGGTGCAGCAGTCGGAGCCGGAGCCAGAACCGGCTGCTGAGCCGTCGACGTTTGCGGAGCTGGGCATCTGCCCCAAGCTGGTGGAGGCGTGTGACGCCATGGGGTGGAAGCAGCCCACGAAGATCCAGGCGGGGGCCATCCCTTACGCTCTCAAAG GCAGGGACCTGATTGGTCTGGGACAGACGGGGTCGGGGAAGACAGGTGCCTTTGCGCTGCCGATTATCCAGGCGCTGATCCAGCACCCCCAGCCCTTCTTCGCCTGCGTCATGTTGCCCACGAG GGAGCTAGCGATTCAGATTGCGGAGCAGTTTGAGGCGTTGGGGTCAGCGATCGGCTTGGTTTGCTCAGTG CTTGTTGGAGGAGTTGACCGGATGCAGCAAGTGTTATCCATTGCAAAACGTCCACATATTGTG GTTGGAACTCCTGGCCGTCTTTTGGACCATTTGAAAGATACAAAAGGTTTTAGCCTAACTAAATTGAAATACTTG GTACTTGATGAAGCTGATAAATTACTTAATTTGGAGTTCAAGGAATCACTTGATGAGATTCTGAATGTCATTCCTAAAGAAAGGATAACCTACCTTTTTTCAGCGACAATGACCAAAAAG GTAAGCAAACTGCAACGTGCTTGTCTCAGAAACCCTGTCAAG ATTGAAGTATCCTCCAAATATTCTACAGTGGACACACTTAAAGAAGAGTGGTACTTCGTTCCTGCAGATTACAAG GATTGTTATCTTGTTCATGTTCTGAATGAGTTGCCAGGGAGCATGACCATGATCTTCGTGCGGACCTGCGAGTCAACAAGACTCCTTGCTCTCACTTTAAGGAATCTTGGTTTTAAAGCTCTCTCTATCAGTGGCCAGATGAGTCAG GACAAAAGACTAGGCGCTTTAAACAAGTTCAAAGCAAAGGAATTCAACATCCTTATTTGCACCGACGTGGCAAGCCGTGGTCTTGACATTCAAGGAGTTGATGTGGTTATGAATTATGATATTCCAATGAATTCTAAG GATTATGTACATCGGGTCGGTAGGACTGCGCGTGCAGGGCAATCAGGATATGCTGTATCTTTTGTGAATCAGTATGAGGGTCTGTGGTTTAAGATGATCGAGGCGCTCCTTG GAAAGGAAATTCCTGTCCGGACGGCAGACGCTGATGAGATCCTGATACTTCGTGAGCATATATCCGATTCAAAGAGGATTGCACTGATG AAACTGAAGGAGGACGGTGGTCACAAGAGGAGGAAAGCGGAGGACGAGGATAAAGAAGAGGAGGAAGCTCCAAGAGGTCGCCACCGAAAACCGAGGTCTTTCAAGAAATCAAAAGGGCGGCGATAG